One part of the Bradyrhizobium sp. CB1650 genome encodes these proteins:
- a CDS encoding MBL fold metallo-hydrolase, with product MQWKVGRVRITKVVELETVGSTRFILPLASNEEIRKLPWLIPHFATDEGRLKMSIHSLVVETPAQRIVVDTGLGNDKQGRNVPTWNNRTTPFLETMTAAGFAPDSIDTVLCTHLHVDHVGWNTKLAGGEWVPTFPKARYVFGRTEYEHWRDHSTEPDKQAVFDDSVKPIVDAGRAELIASDHRLCEEISMIPTPGHSPGHMSILIRSEGEQGLLSGDVAHHPCQMAHLDWSSTADSDQKQSAETRRELFSRFADTPTLVIGGHFSAGHIKRAGDAFRFEALLS from the coding sequence ATGCAGTGGAAGGTCGGCAGGGTCAGGATCACCAAGGTGGTGGAATTGGAGACGGTCGGCTCGACCCGCTTCATCCTGCCGCTCGCGAGCAATGAGGAAATCCGCAAGCTGCCCTGGCTGATCCCGCATTTCGCCACCGACGAAGGCCGGCTGAAGATGTCGATCCATTCGCTGGTGGTGGAGACGCCCGCGCAGCGGATCGTCGTTGACACCGGCCTTGGCAACGACAAGCAGGGCCGCAACGTCCCGACATGGAACAACCGCACGACCCCGTTCCTGGAGACGATGACGGCGGCGGGATTTGCGCCAGACAGCATCGATACCGTGCTGTGCACGCATCTTCACGTCGACCATGTCGGCTGGAACACCAAGCTCGCTGGCGGCGAGTGGGTGCCGACTTTTCCGAAAGCACGCTACGTGTTCGGCAGGACCGAATATGAGCACTGGCGCGACCACTCGACCGAGCCCGACAAGCAGGCGGTGTTCGATGATTCCGTGAAGCCGATCGTCGATGCCGGCCGTGCCGAGCTGATCGCGAGCGACCACCGGCTTTGCGAGGAGATCAGCATGATCCCGACGCCGGGCCACAGCCCCGGCCATATGAGCATCCTGATCCGGTCCGAGGGCGAACAGGGCCTGCTCAGCGGCGATGTCGCCCATCACCCCTGCCAGATGGCGCATCTCGATTGGTCCTCGACCGCAGATTCCGACCAGAAGCAGTCGGCGGAAACGCGGCGCGAATTGTTCTCGCGCTTCGCCGACACGCCGACGCTGGTGATCGGCGGGCACTTTTCAGCGGGGCATATTAAGCGCGCGGGCGACGCGTTCAGGTTCGAGGCGCTGCTATCGTAG
- a CDS encoding GntR family transcriptional regulator, translating to MIPLDPLPNLIDQVYARILEAITDRTLQPGQRIRQNELADRLGVSRQPVSHALHLLHRQGLVAESGRRGFEVTQLDPARIRQLYEVRGAIDALAARLAAGRAASDAAGRQRLAAALRAGHATDRNTPLNELIALDVEFHGAIYHLAGNPVIEETIAPQWPHMRRSMATVLSELDYRDSAWAEHATIAGHILAGKVQPAERAALAHAQTAGRMTEERLRATEEAAA from the coding sequence GTGATCCCCCTCGACCCGCTCCCCAATTTGATCGACCAGGTCTACGCGCGGATCCTGGAGGCGATCACCGACCGCACCTTGCAGCCCGGTCAGCGCATCCGTCAGAACGAGCTCGCCGACCGGCTCGGCGTGTCGCGCCAGCCGGTGTCGCACGCGCTGCACCTGTTGCATCGGCAAGGTCTGGTTGCCGAGAGCGGCCGGCGCGGCTTTGAAGTCACCCAGCTCGATCCCGCGCGCATTCGTCAACTCTATGAGGTGCGCGGCGCGATCGACGCGCTCGCAGCCCGGCTCGCAGCCGGGCGCGCGGCAAGCGATGCGGCGGGACGCCAGCGGCTCGCAGCCGCGCTGCGGGCCGGACACGCCACCGATCGGAATACGCCGTTGAACGAGCTGATTGCGCTCGACGTCGAATTTCACGGCGCGATCTATCATCTCGCGGGCAATCCCGTGATCGAGGAGACGATCGCGCCGCAATGGCCGCACATGCGCCGCTCGATGGCGACGGTGCTCTCCGAGCTCGACTATCGCGACAGCGCCTGGGCCGAGCATGCGACGATCGCCGGACACATTCTTGCAGGCAAAGTGCAGCCGGCCGAACGCGCGGCGCTCGCGCATGCGCAGACGGCAGGACGGATGACCGAGGAGAGATTGCGAGCGACGGAAGAGGCGGCCGCGTAG
- a CDS encoding DUF3775 domain-containing protein: MPELAISAEKVAFIIEKAREFDVKELDSDPDSGSNPTDDDAVDVLEDDGSDPVGGELGSFIVALNEDEQLDLVALTWLGRGDGTIEDWDDLRARAVEARGEYRRPRHETVRYLLGDPMLGDLLADGLDAFGIDWTDERLTADSSDPSERDEDEPTKRR, translated from the coding sequence ATGCCAGAGCTTGCGATTTCCGCCGAGAAGGTCGCCTTCATCATCGAGAAGGCGCGCGAATTCGATGTCAAGGAGCTGGATTCCGATCCGGATTCCGGCTCGAACCCCACCGATGACGATGCGGTCGATGTGCTGGAAGACGACGGCTCCGATCCCGTCGGCGGCGAGCTCGGCAGCTTCATTGTCGCGTTGAACGAGGACGAGCAGCTCGATCTTGTCGCGCTGACCTGGCTCGGACGCGGCGACGGCACGATCGAGGACTGGGACGATTTGCGTGCCCGTGCCGTGGAGGCGCGGGGCGAGTATCGCAGGCCCCGGCATGAAACGGTGCGATATCTGCTCGGCGACCCGATGCTCGGCGACCTTTTGGCGGACGGCCTCGATGCGTTCGGCATCGACTGGACCGACGAGCGCCTCACCGCCGATTCCTCCGATCCCAGCGAGCGCGATGAAGACGAGCCGACGAAGCGGCGGTGA
- a CDS encoding phytanoyl-CoA dioxygenase family protein, translated as MKLTPEQLEFFHREGWLFLPELFSREEVDFLAREAVGIYDADRPEVWREKSGAPRTAFAAHLYNEAFGVLGAHPRMIEPVEQVFGEPVYMHQFKINAKSAFTGDVWQWHQDYGTWKRDDGMPEPRAMNIAIFLDEVMPINGPLMLVPRSQNAGDLEAAHDLATTSYPLWTLDEETVTRLVNQGGIVAPTGKPGGMLMFHGNLVHGSSGNITPYPRKIVYLTLNAVSNYIRKPTRPEYIAHRDFTPIKPVDDDALLRLARAPRQAAE; from the coding sequence ATGAAACTGACCCCGGAGCAACTGGAGTTCTTCCACCGCGAGGGCTGGCTGTTTCTCCCCGAGCTGTTCAGCCGGGAGGAGGTCGATTTCCTCGCACGCGAGGCAGTCGGCATCTACGACGCTGACCGCCCCGAAGTCTGGCGCGAGAAGAGCGGCGCGCCGCGCACGGCCTTTGCCGCACATCTCTACAATGAGGCGTTCGGGGTCCTCGGCGCGCACCCGCGCATGATCGAACCGGTCGAGCAGGTTTTTGGCGAACCGGTCTACATGCACCAGTTCAAGATCAACGCGAAATCGGCCTTCACCGGCGATGTCTGGCAGTGGCACCAGGACTACGGCACCTGGAAGCGCGATGACGGCATGCCCGAGCCGCGCGCGATGAATATCGCGATCTTCCTCGACGAGGTGATGCCGATCAACGGTCCCCTGATGCTGGTGCCGCGCAGCCAGAACGCCGGCGACCTCGAGGCGGCGCATGATCTTGCCACCACCTCCTATCCGCTGTGGACGCTGGACGAGGAAACCGTGACGCGGCTGGTCAACCAGGGCGGCATCGTGGCGCCGACCGGCAAGCCCGGCGGCATGCTGATGTTCCATGGCAATCTCGTGCACGGCTCGAGCGGCAACATCACGCCCTATCCGCGCAAGATCGTGTACCTGACGCTGAACGCGGTTTCGAACTACATCCGCAAGCCGACGCGGCCAGAGTACATCGCGCACCGCGATTTCACACCGATCAAGCCGGTGGATGACGATGCACTGCTGCGCCTTGCCCGTGCGCCAAGACAGGCGGCGGAGTAG
- a CDS encoding glutathione S-transferase family protein: MKLSFSAASPFARKVRIAAIELGLIDKIELVPATVAPGQANEDYSRITPLKKLPVLTTNDGDVILDSYVIVEYLNEMAGGSLIPDYGPRRWKAKTNHSLINGMLDSMLLCRYEKMVRPQGLQWQAWSDDHWNRAWTGMARFENMPEVLNGPFDISQIGLICVLGYADFRFADCGWRKAYPKLDAFHQKMLERPSVKISVPPPA; this comes from the coding sequence ATGAAACTCTCCTTCTCCGCCGCCTCGCCTTTCGCCCGCAAGGTGCGCATCGCCGCGATCGAGCTCGGGCTGATCGACAAGATCGAGCTCGTCCCCGCAACGGTCGCGCCGGGACAGGCCAACGAGGACTATTCGCGCATCACACCGCTGAAGAAGCTGCCGGTGCTGACCACCAATGACGGCGACGTGATCCTGGATTCCTACGTCATCGTCGAATATCTCAACGAGATGGCCGGCGGCAGCCTGATCCCCGACTATGGCCCGCGGCGCTGGAAGGCGAAGACCAATCACTCCCTGATCAACGGCATGCTCGATTCCATGCTGCTATGCCGCTACGAGAAGATGGTGCGACCGCAGGGCCTGCAGTGGCAGGCGTGGTCGGACGACCACTGGAACCGGGCCTGGACCGGCATGGCGCGCTTCGAGAATATGCCGGAAGTCCTCAACGGCCCGTTCGACATCTCGCAGATCGGCCTAATTTGCGTGCTCGGCTATGCCGACTTCCGCTTCGCCGATTGCGGCTGGCGCAAGGCCTATCCGAAGCTCGATGCCTTCCATCAGAAGATGCTGGAGCGGCCCTCCGTCAAGATCTCGGTGCCGCCTCCGGCGTAA
- a CDS encoding sigma-70 family RNA polymerase sigma factor, with translation MNEENFLSQQFEANRDHLRAVAFRMLGSRGEVDDAVQETWLRLSRSDTSDVANLRGWLTTVVARICLDMLRARKSRREDPMGPDVPEPVDDTRQREADMADSIGAALLIVLETLQPAERLAFVLHDMFAVPFEEIAPIVGRSVEASRQLASRARRRVQGAPVPETDLSRQRKIVEAFLAASREGNFEGLLAVLDPDVAFRADQAAVRLGSLPEIRGAGAVAQVFKGRAQTARPALVDGAMGVAVILGGHLRIALRVSFNGDRIAGIEAVADAERIAAMEVDVLGS, from the coding sequence ATGAATGAAGAAAATTTTCTCAGCCAACAATTCGAGGCCAATCGAGATCATTTGCGCGCCGTCGCGTTCCGGATGCTGGGATCGCGCGGCGAGGTCGATGACGCCGTCCAGGAAACCTGGCTGCGGTTGAGCCGCAGCGACACGTCAGATGTCGCGAATTTGCGGGGATGGCTAACCACGGTGGTCGCCCGCATTTGCCTCGACATGCTGCGGGCCCGAAAATCGCGCCGCGAGGATCCGATGGGTCCGGATGTGCCGGAACCGGTCGACGATACGCGCCAGCGCGAGGCCGATATGGCCGATTCCATCGGCGCGGCGCTCTTGATCGTGCTCGAAACGCTGCAACCGGCCGAGCGGCTCGCTTTCGTGCTGCACGACATGTTCGCCGTTCCGTTCGAGGAGATCGCGCCGATCGTCGGCCGCTCGGTCGAGGCGTCGCGGCAGCTCGCCAGCCGCGCGCGACGCCGGGTGCAGGGCGCGCCGGTGCCGGAGACGGATCTCTCCCGCCAGCGCAAAATCGTCGAGGCCTTCCTCGCGGCTTCGCGCGAAGGCAATTTCGAGGGCCTGCTCGCCGTGCTCGATCCGGACGTGGCCTTTCGCGCCGATCAGGCCGCGGTGCGGCTGGGCTCGCTGCCTGAAATCCGCGGCGCCGGTGCCGTCGCGCAAGTCTTCAAGGGCCGCGCGCAGACCGCACGGCCCGCGCTGGTCGATGGCGCAATGGGCGTCGCCGTCATTCTCGGCGGCCATCTGCGTATCGCACTGCGCGTCAGCTTCAACGGCGACAGGATCGCCGGGATCGAGGCGGTAGCTGATGCGGAGCGGATCGCGGCGATGGAGGTGGACGTGTTGGGGAGTTAG
- a CDS encoding M20/M25/M40 family metallo-hydrolase — MKLRLVPLLALLLAGSATAHATSDEKLKTAAEQEKAPLIETLHDMVMIESGSSDVEGLKKMADFTETRLKALGATTERRKTTAGAGADMVIATFEGTGTRKLMLIAHMDTVYLRGILATEPWHVDGTRIYGPGIADDKGGIAVVLHALKILKDAGWRDYAKLTVSFNPDEEVGSIGSGEIIAELADQHDVVLSCEPTAASPPAKNDGLLLGASGTATAKIEVKGRASHAGAAPDLGRNALIELAHQLLQTKDVAKSIPGTQLNWTTAQAGTVRNQIPERAEAGGDVRLTIPDGVAKLQAALEEKVKEKLIPDTETTVMLRAGRPPFVASDRGRALAQEGQAIYAEIDRKLDLVEITGGGTDAGYAARSGKAIVVESFGLAGFGYHARDEFIDTNSIVPRLYLMARLLIEQGKKK; from the coding sequence ATGAAACTCCGCCTCGTTCCCCTCCTCGCTTTGCTGCTCGCTGGCAGCGCCACGGCGCACGCGACCTCCGACGAGAAGCTGAAGACCGCGGCCGAGCAGGAAAAGGCTCCGCTGATCGAGACGCTGCACGACATGGTGATGATCGAAAGCGGCAGCAGCGATGTCGAAGGCCTGAAGAAGATGGCCGACTTCACGGAGACGCGCCTGAAGGCGCTTGGCGCCACCACGGAACGGCGCAAGACCACCGCGGGCGCAGGCGCCGATATGGTGATCGCCACGTTCGAGGGCACGGGCACGCGCAAGCTGATGCTGATCGCGCATATGGACACGGTCTATTTGCGCGGCATCCTCGCGACCGAGCCATGGCATGTCGACGGCACGCGCATCTATGGTCCCGGCATTGCCGACGACAAGGGCGGCATCGCCGTCGTCCTGCACGCGCTGAAGATATTGAAGGATGCGGGCTGGCGCGATTACGCGAAGCTCACGGTGTCGTTCAATCCGGACGAAGAGGTCGGCTCGATTGGGTCGGGCGAGATCATCGCCGAGCTCGCCGATCAGCACGACGTCGTATTGTCCTGCGAGCCGACGGCCGCCTCGCCCCCGGCGAAGAATGACGGACTGCTGCTCGGGGCGAGCGGCACCGCGACGGCCAAGATCGAGGTGAAGGGCCGCGCCTCGCACGCGGGTGCCGCACCCGATCTCGGCCGCAATGCGCTGATCGAGCTCGCACATCAATTGCTGCAGACCAAGGATGTCGCAAAATCGATTCCCGGCACGCAGCTCAACTGGACGACCGCGCAGGCCGGCACGGTGCGCAACCAGATTCCGGAAAGGGCCGAGGCCGGCGGCGACGTGCGCCTCACCATTCCCGATGGCGTTGCAAAGCTTCAGGCCGCGCTCGAGGAGAAAGTGAAGGAGAAGCTCATCCCCGACACGGAGACCACGGTGATGCTGAGGGCGGGCCGTCCGCCCTTCGTCGCCAGCGATCGCGGTCGCGCGCTCGCGCAGGAGGGACAGGCGATCTATGCCGAGATCGACCGCAAGCTCGACCTTGTCGAGATCACGGGCGGCGGCACCGATGCCGGCTACGCCGCTCGCAGCGGCAAGGCGATTGTGGTCGAGAGCTTTGGCCTCGCTGGCTTCGGCTATCACGCCCGCGACGAATTCATCGACACCAACTCGATCGTGCCGCGGCTTTACCTGATGGCGCGCCTGCTGATCGAGCAGGGCAAGAAGAAGTAG
- a CDS encoding fumarylacetoacetate hydrolase family protein, translating into MKLVRYGEKGAEKPGLIDKSGQLRDLSAHVKDLTGEAYSPESLKKLAALDPASLSAVSGKPRFGAPVTGISKFVAIGLNYSDHAKETGNPIPAEPIFFLKANTALSGPNDAVEKPRGSTKLDWEVEIAAIIGTRAKYVSEAEALNYVAGYCVCNDVSERNFQIERLGQWTKGKSHDTFGPLGPWLATKDEIKDVQNLSMWLDVNGQRRQTGSTATMIFSMAKCISYVSQFMTLLPGDVVTTGTPPGVGMGMKPPAFLNVGDVVSLGIEGLGEQRQEIVAA; encoded by the coding sequence ATGAAGCTTGTTCGTTATGGCGAAAAGGGTGCGGAAAAGCCCGGCCTGATCGACAAATCCGGCCAGTTGCGCGACTTGTCGGCCCATGTGAAGGACCTGACCGGCGAGGCCTATTCGCCGGAATCCCTCAAGAAGCTGGCGGCTCTCGATCCCGCCTCGCTATCCGCCGTCTCCGGCAAGCCGCGCTTCGGTGCCCCCGTCACCGGCATCTCGAAATTCGTGGCGATCGGCCTCAACTACAGCGACCACGCCAAGGAGACCGGCAACCCGATCCCGGCCGAACCGATCTTCTTCCTCAAGGCGAACACCGCACTCTCCGGCCCGAACGATGCGGTCGAGAAGCCGCGCGGCTCGACCAAGCTCGACTGGGAGGTCGAGATCGCCGCGATCATCGGCACCCGCGCAAAGTACGTCTCCGAAGCCGAGGCGCTGAACTACGTCGCCGGCTACTGTGTCTGCAACGACGTCTCCGAGCGCAACTTCCAGATCGAGCGCCTGGGGCAATGGACCAAGGGCAAGTCGCACGACACGTTCGGCCCGCTGGGGCCGTGGCTCGCCACCAAGGATGAGATCAAGGACGTGCAGAACCTGTCGATGTGGCTCGACGTCAACGGCCAGCGTCGCCAGACCGGCTCGACTGCGACCATGATCTTCTCCATGGCCAAGTGCATCTCCTATGTGTCGCAGTTCATGACGCTGCTGCCCGGCGACGTCGTCACCACGGGCACGCCGCCCGGCGTCGGCATGGGCATGAAGCCGCCGGCCTTCCTCAATGTCGGCGACGTCGTCTCCCTCGGCATCGAAGGCCTCGGCGAGCAGCGCCAGGAGATCGTCGCGGCGTAA
- a CDS encoding alpha/beta hydrolase: protein MQAFRVNGYDMAYLEVGEGSPLVCVHGTLGDFRTWYSVLGPLSKCHRVISVSLRRFFPEHWDAAGDDYKMAQHVADVIAFIEQIRPAPVDLMGHSRGGHIAFRVAQARPDLLRKLVLAEPGGDLDASLPVRTDGPAHPPLAARTARSVEMIRAGDIEGALQNFYEGIEGDGSWRRVPAAAKQQLRDNAITFLGQINEQRKPYTLSDTQAIKTPTLLIGGGATTGSLALIWRVLAEHIADAKTAVIEGAGHWMFEQAPLEYGEAVNAFLAE, encoded by the coding sequence ATGCAGGCATTTCGCGTCAACGGTTACGACATGGCCTATCTCGAGGTCGGAGAGGGCTCACCACTGGTCTGTGTGCACGGCACGCTCGGCGACTTCCGCACCTGGTATTCGGTGCTCGGCCCGCTGTCGAAGTGCCATCGGGTGATCTCGGTGAGCCTGCGGCGTTTCTTTCCCGAGCACTGGGACGCCGCCGGCGACGACTACAAGATGGCTCAGCACGTCGCCGACGTGATCGCCTTCATCGAGCAGATCAGGCCGGCACCGGTCGACCTGATGGGACACTCGCGCGGCGGGCACATCGCGTTTCGCGTGGCGCAGGCGCGGCCTGATCTCTTGCGAAAACTGGTGCTGGCCGAGCCCGGCGGCGATCTCGACGCAAGCCTGCCGGTCCGGACAGATGGCCCTGCGCATCCGCCGCTTGCCGCGCGCACGGCGCGCTCCGTCGAGATGATCCGCGCCGGCGACATCGAGGGCGCGCTGCAGAATTTCTATGAGGGCATCGAAGGCGACGGCTCCTGGCGGCGCGTGCCGGCAGCGGCGAAGCAGCAATTGCGCGATAACGCCATTACCTTCCTCGGCCAGATCAACGAACAGCGCAAACCCTACACGCTCAGCGATACGCAGGCGATCAAAACGCCGACGCTTCTGATCGGCGGCGGCGCGACGACGGGCAGCCTCGCGCTGATCTGGCGCGTGCTGGCCGAGCATATCGCCGACGCGAAGACGGCGGTGATCGAGGGGGCCGGTCACTGGATGTTCGAGCAGGCGCCGCTGGAATACGGTGAGGCGGTGAACGCGTTTCTGGCGGAGTAG
- a CDS encoding alpha/beta hydrolase — protein MQSLYVNGYDMPYLDVGDAKAGPPLVCVHGSLSDFRIWGCVLGPLTQRHRLICVSLRHFFPARWDGLGDTYSIAQHVDDVVAFIEKLDLGPVDLMGHSRGGHICFRVAQRRPDLLRRLILAEPGGELDASLDPDYTGGPSPLLARFTASAEKIAAGDVDGGLTVFVDTLEGAGTWGRLPAMVKQNLRDNAFTLIGQVRDNRPPFSKADAESIRMPTLFILGGRTKGLLPKVLHALAAHVPYAKTAIIPNATHPMFEQAPQKYSELVLDFLAG, from the coding sequence ATGCAAAGCCTCTACGTCAACGGATATGACATGCCCTATCTCGACGTGGGCGACGCCAAGGCGGGGCCGCCGCTGGTCTGCGTGCACGGATCGCTCTCCGACTTCCGCATCTGGGGCTGCGTGCTCGGTCCGCTGACACAGCGGCATCGGCTGATCTGCGTCAGCCTGCGGCACTTCTTCCCGGCGCGATGGGACGGCCTCGGTGACACCTACTCGATCGCGCAGCATGTCGACGACGTCGTCGCCTTCATCGAGAAGCTCGATCTCGGCCCGGTCGATCTGATGGGCCATTCCCGCGGCGGGCACATCTGCTTTCGCGTAGCGCAGCGCCGGCCGGATCTGTTGCGGCGGCTGATCCTGGCCGAGCCCGGCGGCGAGCTCGATGCGAGCCTCGATCCCGACTATACCGGCGGCCCCTCGCCGCTGCTGGCGCGCTTCACGGCCTCGGCGGAGAAGATCGCGGCCGGCGACGTCGATGGCGGGCTTACGGTCTTCGTCGACACGCTGGAGGGAGCGGGCACCTGGGGACGACTGCCGGCGATGGTGAAGCAGAACCTGCGCGACAATGCCTTCACCCTGATCGGCCAGGTCCGCGACAACCGCCCACCCTTCTCGAAGGCCGATGCAGAATCCATCAGGATGCCGACGCTGTTCATCCTCGGCGGGCGGACCAAGGGGTTGTTGCCGAAGGTGCTGCATGCGCTCGCCGCGCATGTGCCCTACGCGAAGACGGCAATCATCCCGAACGCGACGCACCCGATGTTCGAGCAGGCGCCGCAAAAATATTCGGAACTTGTGCTGGATTTCCTGGCGGGCTGA
- a CDS encoding carboxymuconolactone decarboxylase family protein: MHARMNHPVMVLPEAMNVLQSLGNVTKQGLPEKLLELVHLRASQINGCSVCVDMHPKLARKAGETDERLFAVSAWRDTPYFTEAERAALALTEAVTRLADREDPVPDAIWNEAARHFDERELSALVLSIATINVWNRLNVAIRAPVGMWKV; this comes from the coding sequence ATGCACGCACGTATGAATCACCCGGTGATGGTCCTGCCCGAGGCCATGAACGTCTTGCAGTCCCTGGGCAACGTGACCAAGCAGGGTCTGCCGGAAAAGCTCCTGGAACTGGTGCACCTGCGCGCCAGCCAGATCAATGGCTGCAGCGTCTGTGTCGATATGCATCCCAAGCTCGCCCGCAAGGCCGGCGAGACCGACGAGCGGCTGTTTGCGGTGTCCGCCTGGCGCGATACACCCTATTTCACGGAAGCCGAGCGCGCCGCGCTTGCGCTGACCGAAGCGGTCACCCGTCTCGCCGATCGTGAAGACCCGGTGCCGGACGCGATCTGGAACGAAGCCGCCAGGCATTTCGACGAACGGGAGCTCTCGGCTCTCGTCCTCTCGATCGCGACGATCAACGTCTGGAACCGCCTGAACGTCGCGATCCGAGCGCCGGTGGGAATGTGGAAGGTGTGA
- a CDS encoding methylated-DNA--[protein]-cysteine S-methyltransferase: MTNQHFALFETRIGLCAIAWGPRGINGVQLPMGGEDKIRTRIHQRHAEASEAKPTAEVRQAIDRIVKLLAGEPDDLADIPLDLDGVPDFNRGVYEIARTIPPGKTMTYGDIAKRLGGVELSRDVGQALGRNPCPIVVPCHRVLAAGNKPGGFSANGGVVTKLKMLEIEGALVNHTPSLFD, from the coding sequence ATGACCAATCAGCATTTCGCCCTGTTCGAGACCAGGATCGGCCTGTGCGCCATCGCTTGGGGCCCGCGTGGCATCAATGGCGTGCAACTGCCGATGGGCGGCGAGGACAAGATCCGCACCCGCATCCACCAGCGCCATGCCGAGGCCAGCGAGGCCAAGCCCACGGCGGAGGTGCGTCAGGCGATCGATCGCATCGTGAAGCTGCTCGCGGGCGAGCCGGACGACCTCGCCGACATCCCGCTCGATCTTGACGGCGTTCCCGACTTCAACCGCGGCGTTTACGAGATCGCCCGCACCATCCCGCCCGGCAAGACCATGACCTATGGCGATATCGCAAAACGCCTCGGCGGCGTCGAGCTGTCGCGCGATGTCGGCCAGGCGCTCGGCCGCAACCCGTGCCCGATCGTGGTGCCCTGCCATCGCGTGCTGGCGGCCGGCAACAAGCCCGGCGGCTTCTCGGCGAATGGCGGTGTCGTGACCAAACTGAAGATGCTCGAGATCGAAGGTGCGCTCGTCAATCACACACCGAGTTTGTTTGATTGA
- a CDS encoding MBL fold metallo-hydrolase, translating into MSLKFSVGDLTIHRVIEQETPFFPALEFIPGLTPEVLAENRAWMREAKALDDQDVLILCFQSYVVKTPHHTILIDSCIGNDKPRPQRPKWNMKTDDTYQRALSAAGVSAGDIDFVMCTHLHVDHVGWNTRLENGRWVPTFPKARYVFAKQEFDYWSEQNAKAEVPPFADSVLPVVEAKRHELVGNDHQIGDHVRILPTPGHTPGHVAFTMGRGKDDAAFSGDLMHSPLQTLYPELSMKFDVDPAQAAKTRRSFLERYCDTDTLCCTAHFPSPSVGKIRRKGNAFVCAAV; encoded by the coding sequence ATGAGCCTCAAATTCTCGGTCGGCGATCTCACCATCCATCGCGTCATCGAGCAGGAAACCCCCTTCTTCCCGGCGCTGGAGTTCATACCCGGGCTGACACCGGAAGTGTTGGCCGAGAACCGCGCTTGGATGCGGGAGGCCAAGGCGCTGGATGACCAGGACGTGTTGATCCTGTGTTTCCAGTCCTATGTGGTGAAGACGCCGCACCATACGATCCTGATCGATAGCTGCATCGGCAACGACAAGCCGCGGCCGCAGCGGCCGAAATGGAACATGAAGACCGACGACACCTATCAGCGCGCACTCAGTGCCGCCGGCGTCTCGGCTGGCGACATCGACTTCGTCATGTGCACGCATCTGCACGTCGATCACGTCGGCTGGAATACGCGGCTTGAGAACGGCCGCTGGGTGCCGACCTTCCCGAAGGCGCGCTATGTGTTCGCCAAGCAGGAGTTCGACTACTGGTCCGAGCAGAATGCGAAGGCGGAGGTGCCGCCCTTCGCGGACAGCGTGTTGCCGGTGGTCGAGGCCAAGCGCCACGAGCTCGTCGGCAACGATCACCAGATCGGCGATCACGTCCGCATCCTGCCGACGCCCGGCCACACGCCCGGCCATGTCGCGTTCACGATGGGCCGCGGCAAGGACGATGCCGCGTTCTCGGGCGACCTCATGCATTCGCCGTTGCAGACGCTTTATCCGGAGCTGTCGATGAAGTTCGACGTCGATCCGGCGCAAGCCGCAAAGACGCGCCGCAGCTTCCTGGAGCGCTATTGCGACACCGACACGCTGTGCTGCACCGCGCATTTTCCTTCGCCGTCGGTCGGCAAGATCAGGCGGAAGGGGAATGCGTTCGTCTGCGCGGCGGTGTAA